One part of the Pyramidobacter piscolens W5455 genome encodes these proteins:
- a CDS encoding 2-hydroxycarboxylate transporter family protein, with protein MSEESKSLRLFNMPWQIFAVFAAIVLVATYMGVLPKGMIGAFPFMIVVGAVLNEIGNRCPIVNTYLGGGAIVIIFGMAALCYYHLIPDATVKIVTNFMKGEGFLDFYIAALICGSILGMNRDLLIRAAIRYLPAIVGGVVVALGLAGLVGELTGYGAKQAILYIAVPIMGGGMGAGAVPLSKIFGETLAQKPEDIINIMIPAVALGNAMAIVAGGLLSKLGKTFPSLTGNGDLLIAKGADDTIKADEEFLKKRDAVSLTVMGVGLLLATAFFAWGRIIAFFIPKIHSYAWMIISVAVVKALGILPQYYEICCYQWFQFIMKNLTATLLVGIGVAYTDLGQIVSAFSGQYLLLVGVTVLGAIIGSALVGRLVGFYPVESAITAGLCMANMGGTGDVAVLSAANRMELMPFAQISSRIGGAFMLILASVLLQII; from the coding sequence ATGTCTGAAGAAAGCAAAAGCCTCAGGCTGTTCAACATGCCCTGGCAGATCTTCGCCGTCTTCGCGGCCATCGTCCTTGTGGCGACGTATATGGGCGTGCTGCCCAAAGGCATGATCGGCGCCTTTCCGTTCATGATCGTCGTCGGCGCCGTTCTCAACGAGATCGGCAACCGTTGCCCGATCGTCAATACCTACCTCGGCGGCGGCGCCATCGTCATCATTTTCGGCATGGCGGCACTCTGTTACTATCATCTCATTCCCGACGCGACCGTCAAGATCGTCACCAACTTCATGAAGGGCGAGGGCTTTCTTGACTTCTACATCGCCGCGCTGATCTGCGGCTCGATCCTCGGCATGAACCGCGATCTGCTGATCCGCGCCGCCATCCGCTACCTGCCCGCCATCGTCGGCGGCGTCGTCGTGGCGCTTGGTCTCGCCGGCCTCGTCGGCGAACTGACCGGTTACGGCGCCAAGCAGGCCATCCTTTACATCGCCGTGCCGATCATGGGCGGCGGCATGGGCGCCGGCGCCGTACCGCTGTCGAAGATCTTCGGCGAAACGCTGGCGCAGAAACCCGAGGACATCATCAACATCATGATCCCCGCCGTCGCCCTCGGCAACGCCATGGCGATCGTCGCCGGCGGACTGCTGAGCAAACTCGGCAAGACCTTCCCCAGCCTCACCGGCAACGGCGACCTGCTGATCGCCAAGGGGGCCGACGACACCATCAAAGCCGACGAAGAATTCCTCAAAAAGCGCGATGCCGTCAGCCTGACAGTCATGGGCGTCGGCCTGCTGCTGGCGACGGCATTTTTCGCCTGGGGACGCATCATCGCTTTCTTCATTCCCAAGATCCACAGCTACGCCTGGATGATCATCTCCGTCGCCGTCGTCAAGGCGCTGGGCATTCTCCCCCAGTACTACGAGATCTGTTGCTACCAGTGGTTCCAGTTCATCATGAAGAATCTGACGGCGACGCTCCTCGTCGGCATCGGCGTGGCCTACACCGATCTCGGCCAAATCGTTTCCGCCTTCTCCGGACAGTATCTGCTGCTCGTCGGCGTGACGGTGCTCGGCGCCATCATCGGTTCGGCTCTGGTCGGACGCCTCGTCGGCTTCTATCCCGTCGAGTCGGCCATCACCGCCGGCCTCTGCATGGCCAACATGGGCGGCACGGGCGACGTGGCCGTTCTTTCCGCAGCCAACCGCATGGAACTGATGCCCTTCGCGCAAATTTCCTCCCGCATCGGCGGCGCCTTCATGCTGATCCTCGCCAGCGTGCTGCTGCAGATCATCTAA
- a CDS encoding NADP-dependent malic enzyme, giving the protein MTEKTIYEIALERHKETVGKFAMVSKMPVTNMQELAVAYTPGVAEPCRVINKKPEEVYTYTSKSNVVAVISDGSAVLGLGNIGAKAAIPVMEGKCCLFKNFAGIDAIPICIETQDTEEIIGIVKNITATLGGINLEDIAAPRCFEIEDRLKAVCDIPVFHDDQHGTAVILLSAVINALKVVGKKIADVKIVLNGAGAAGTAISKMLTLAGAKNIIALDSKGALSDDMDLAPAKLALAKITNPNHEKGRLADVIKRADIFLGTSVGGALKPEMVKTMASKAIIFAMANPVPEIFPDEAKAAGAMVVGTGRSDFPNQVNNCLGFPGIFRGALDCRATQINDEMQLAAAYALAALIPDAELTPDHIIADSFDKRVVPAVAKAVADAARKTGVARL; this is encoded by the coding sequence ATGACAGAAAAGACAATTTACGAAATCGCGCTGGAACGCCACAAGGAGACCGTGGGCAAGTTCGCCATGGTCAGCAAGATGCCTGTCACCAACATGCAGGAGCTGGCCGTCGCCTACACGCCCGGCGTCGCCGAACCCTGCCGCGTCATCAACAAGAAGCCGGAGGAAGTCTACACCTACACGTCCAAGAGCAACGTCGTCGCCGTCATCAGCGACGGCAGCGCCGTGCTCGGCCTCGGCAACATCGGCGCCAAGGCGGCCATCCCCGTGATGGAGGGCAAATGCTGTCTCTTCAAGAACTTCGCCGGCATCGACGCGATCCCCATCTGCATCGAGACGCAGGACACGGAAGAGATCATCGGCATCGTCAAAAACATCACCGCCACGCTCGGCGGCATCAATCTCGAAGACATCGCCGCGCCCCGCTGCTTCGAGATCGAGGACCGGCTCAAGGCCGTCTGCGACATTCCCGTGTTCCACGACGACCAGCACGGCACCGCCGTGATCCTGCTCAGCGCCGTGATCAACGCGCTCAAAGTCGTGGGCAAGAAGATCGCCGACGTGAAAATCGTCCTCAACGGCGCCGGAGCGGCCGGCACGGCCATCAGCAAGATGCTGACGCTGGCCGGGGCGAAGAACATCATCGCCCTCGACAGCAAGGGCGCGCTCTCCGACGACATGGACCTCGCCCCCGCCAAGCTCGCGCTCGCCAAGATCACCAATCCGAATCACGAAAAAGGCCGGCTGGCCGACGTCATCAAAAGAGCCGACATTTTCCTCGGCACCTCCGTCGGCGGCGCGCTCAAGCCCGAGATGGTGAAGACCATGGCGTCCAAGGCGATCATCTTCGCCATGGCCAATCCCGTGCCCGAAATCTTCCCCGACGAAGCCAAGGCCGCCGGCGCGATGGTCGTCGGCACCGGGCGCTCCGACTTCCCCAACCAGGTCAACAACTGCCTCGGCTTCCCCGGCATCTTCCGCGGCGCGCTCGACTGCCGCGCCACACAGATCAACGACGAGATGCAGCTGGCCGCCGCTTATGCGCTGGCCGCGCTGATCCCCGACGCCGAGCTGACGCCCGACCATATCATCGCCGACTCGTTCGACAAGCGCGTCGTGCCCGCAGTGGCGAAAGCCGTGGCCGACGCTGCCCGCAAGACCGGCGTGGCGCGGCTGTAA
- the citD gene encoding citrate lyase acyl carrier protein — MEIRRKAVADTLESSDVLVEIEPGRGVTVELESVVTEQFGAAIEETVRRVLKEFAVEDASLRVVDRGALDCTIRARMETAIKRAAEGEEK; from the coding sequence TTGGAGATCAGGAGAAAAGCCGTCGCCGACACGCTCGAGTCGAGCGACGTTCTCGTGGAGATCGAACCGGGGCGCGGCGTGACCGTCGAGCTGGAATCGGTCGTAACGGAGCAGTTCGGCGCGGCGATCGAGGAAACCGTCCGCAGGGTGCTGAAGGAATTCGCGGTGGAGGACGCCTCGCTGCGCGTCGTCGATCGCGGCGCGCTCGACTGCACGATCCGCGCCCGAATGGAGACCGCGATCAAGCGCGCGGCGGAAGGGGAGGAAAAATAA
- a CDS encoding HpcH/HpaI aldolase/citrate lyase family protein: protein MRRSMLFLPGNTPNIIVNGDALGADNVILDLEDAVAPDQKDAARILVRNAVKTLGFESVELTVRINSLDTPYWRADLDEIVPLRPDLIMPTKVGGAEDVLTLDAYMAEVEKKNGLPAGTVKLIPLIETARGLENAYAIAGASPRVAAIFLGAEDLTADLRCPRTKEGAEIFYARSRMVSAARAAGIDVYDTPFTDVNDDEGIVRDARLARSLGFSGKAVISPRHVRAVNEAFSPTQKEVDYAREVLAAIRQAKEQGRGAISLYGKMIDKPIVARAEQTIAMAEAIAKGGREE from the coding sequence ATGCGCCGTTCCATGCTGTTCCTGCCGGGCAACACGCCCAACATCATCGTCAACGGCGACGCGCTCGGCGCCGACAACGTCATCCTCGACCTCGAAGACGCCGTCGCGCCGGACCAGAAAGACGCCGCTCGCATCCTCGTGCGCAACGCCGTCAAGACGCTCGGCTTCGAGAGCGTCGAGCTGACAGTGCGCATCAACTCGCTCGACACTCCCTACTGGCGGGCCGACCTCGACGAGATCGTGCCGCTGCGTCCCGACCTGATCATGCCCACCAAAGTCGGCGGCGCCGAAGACGTGCTGACGCTCGACGCCTACATGGCCGAGGTGGAAAAGAAAAACGGCCTTCCCGCCGGGACCGTGAAGCTGATCCCGCTGATCGAAACGGCGCGCGGGCTGGAAAACGCCTACGCCATCGCCGGCGCTTCGCCGCGCGTGGCGGCGATCTTCCTCGGCGCCGAAGACCTGACCGCCGACCTGCGCTGCCCCCGCACCAAGGAAGGCGCGGAGATCTTCTACGCGCGCAGCCGCATGGTGTCGGCCGCCCGCGCCGCCGGGATCGACGTCTACGACACGCCGTTCACCGACGTCAACGACGACGAGGGGATCGTCAGGGACGCTCGGTTGGCGCGCAGCCTGGGCTTCAGCGGCAAGGCCGTGATCTCGCCGCGCCACGTGCGCGCCGTCAACGAGGCCTTCAGTCCGACGCAGAAGGAGGTCGACTACGCCCGCGAAGTGCTGGCCGCCATCCGCCAGGCCAAGGAACAGGGGCGCGGCGCGATCTCGCTTTACGGCAAGATGATCGACAAACCGATCGTCGCGCGCGCCGAGCAGACTATCGCCATGGCCGAGGCCATCGCCAAAGGAGGGCGCGAAGAATGA